Proteins encoded by one window of Dryocola sp. LX212:
- a CDS encoding metal ABC transporter substrate-binding protein produces MFGKAAANKLVVAGVMAALMFSSAQAWAKDKFKVVTTFTVIADMAKNVAGDAADVESITKAGAEIHEYQPTPGDIRRAQGAKLILANGLNLELWFQKFYQHLNGVPEVVVSTGITPTSITEGPYDGKPNPHAWMSPNNALIYVDNIRDAFSKYDPDNAAIYAKNAETYKQKIKETLQPLQNELAKIPEDKRWLVTSEGAFSYLANDFKLKELYLWPINADQQGTPQQVRKVIDTIRKNAIPVIFSESTISDKPARQVAREAGAHYGGVLYVDSLSAADGPVPGYLDLLRVTTATIVKGINEGAQK; encoded by the coding sequence ATGTTCGGAAAGGCAGCGGCAAACAAACTGGTGGTAGCTGGCGTCATGGCGGCGCTGATGTTCTCTTCGGCGCAGGCGTGGGCGAAGGATAAATTTAAAGTCGTTACCACCTTTACCGTTATCGCGGATATGGCAAAAAACGTGGCGGGTGACGCAGCTGACGTGGAGTCCATCACCAAAGCGGGTGCGGAGATCCACGAATACCAGCCCACGCCAGGGGATATCCGCCGGGCGCAGGGCGCGAAGCTCATTTTAGCCAACGGGCTGAACCTTGAACTCTGGTTCCAGAAGTTTTACCAGCATCTCAACGGTGTGCCGGAGGTGGTTGTCTCCACCGGCATTACCCCCACCAGCATTACCGAAGGGCCGTACGACGGCAAACCGAACCCGCACGCCTGGATGTCACCGAATAACGCATTAATTTATGTCGATAACATTCGTGATGCGTTCAGCAAATATGATCCTGATAATGCGGCCATCTACGCAAAAAACGCCGAAACCTATAAGCAAAAGATTAAAGAAACCCTGCAACCGTTGCAAAACGAACTGGCAAAGATCCCGGAGGATAAGCGCTGGCTGGTGACCAGCGAAGGGGCGTTCTCTTATCTCGCCAACGACTTTAAGCTGAAAGAGCTGTACCTGTGGCCGATAAACGCCGACCAGCAGGGCACGCCGCAGCAGGTGCGCAAGGTGATCGACACCATTCGCAAAAACGCTATTCCGGTAATTTTCAGCGAAAGCACCATCTCCGATAAGCCCGCCCGCCAGGTTGCCCGCGAAGCCGGTGCGCACTACGGCGGTGTGCTGTATGTGGATTCCCTGAGCGCGGCAGATGGCCCGGTTCCTGGCTATCTCGACCTTTTGCGCGTCACAACCGCGACCATCGTTAAAGGCATTAACGAAGGAGCGCAAAAATGA
- a CDS encoding manganese/iron ABC transporter ATP-binding protein: MTDKFGISVQDASVTYRNGHTALRDATFTIPTGTIAALVGVNGSGKSTLFKAIMGFVHLAKGSISILGMPTKKALRQNIVSYVPQSEDVDWSFPVLVEDVVMMGRYGHMGMLRIPGKADKQAVDQALARVGMSDFRHRQIGELSGGQKKRVFLARAIAQDGQVILLDEPFTGVDVKTEEQIIGLLRELRDEGRTMLVATHNLGAVTDYCDQTVLVKGTVLAYGPTRETFTQENLEIAFSGVLRHVTLTGLETSVVTDDERPFIRAVKGE, encoded by the coding sequence ATGACGGACAAATTCGGTATCTCCGTTCAGGACGCCAGCGTCACCTACCGCAACGGCCACACCGCGCTGCGGGACGCAACGTTCACCATCCCGACCGGTACCATCGCCGCGCTGGTTGGCGTTAACGGCTCCGGCAAATCTACCCTTTTCAAAGCGATCATGGGCTTCGTACACCTGGCGAAAGGTTCAATTTCGATTCTTGGCATGCCGACCAAAAAAGCGCTGCGCCAGAATATCGTCTCCTATGTGCCCCAGTCAGAGGACGTGGACTGGTCATTCCCCGTTCTTGTGGAAGACGTGGTAATGATGGGGCGTTATGGCCACATGGGGATGCTGCGCATTCCGGGCAAGGCTGATAAACAGGCCGTGGACCAAGCGCTGGCCCGCGTGGGGATGAGCGATTTCCGCCACCGGCAGATTGGCGAGCTGTCCGGCGGGCAGAAAAAGCGCGTGTTTCTCGCCCGCGCCATCGCCCAGGACGGCCAGGTCATACTGCTGGACGAGCCGTTCACCGGGGTGGATGTCAAAACCGAGGAGCAGATCATCGGCCTGCTGCGTGAACTGCGCGACGAAGGCCGCACTATGCTGGTCGCCACTCATAACCTCGGCGCGGTCACCGACTACTGCGACCAGACCGTGCTGGTGAAAGGCACCGTTCTCGCCTACGGCCCCACCCGCGAAACCTTCACCCAGGAAAACCTCGAAATCGCCTTCAGTGGCGTGCTGCGTCACGTCACCCTGACGGGCCTGGAAACCAGCGTGGTAACGGACGATGAACGCCCGTTTATTCGCGCCGTAAAAGGGGAGTAG
- a CDS encoding metal ABC transporter permease → MSILFEPFSYGYMFNAIWVSALVGGVCAFLSCYLMLKGWSLIGDALSHAIVPGVAGAYMLGLPFSIGAFFSGGLAAATMLFLNQRTRLREDTIIGLIFSSFFGLGLFMVSLNPTSVNIQTIVLGNILAIAPADIVQLAVLGFVSLAILLVKWKDLMVTFFDENHARSIGLNPTLLKGLFFTLLSVTTVAALQTVGAFLVICMVVTPGATAYLLTDRFPKLLMISVALGTVTSAVGTYVSYYLDGATGGIIVVLQTILFLLAFIFAPKHGLLANRKRARLAQGAIQ, encoded by the coding sequence ATGAGCATCCTGTTTGAGCCGTTCTCCTATGGCTACATGTTCAACGCCATCTGGGTATCCGCGCTGGTCGGCGGCGTCTGCGCTTTTCTGTCGTGTTACCTGATGCTGAAAGGCTGGTCATTGATTGGCGACGCGCTCTCGCACGCCATCGTGCCGGGCGTGGCGGGCGCTTATATGCTTGGCCTGCCCTTCTCCATCGGCGCCTTCTTCTCCGGCGGACTGGCGGCAGCCACCATGCTGTTTCTTAACCAGCGCACGCGCCTGCGGGAGGACACCATCATCGGGCTGATCTTCTCGTCGTTCTTCGGCCTCGGGCTGTTTATGGTGTCGCTGAACCCGACGTCGGTAAATATTCAGACCATCGTACTCGGCAATATTCTGGCTATCGCCCCGGCGGATATCGTCCAGCTTGCGGTCCTCGGTTTCGTGTCGCTGGCGATCCTGCTGGTGAAGTGGAAAGACCTGATGGTCACCTTCTTCGATGAAAACCACGCCCGCTCCATTGGCCTGAACCCCACCTTACTTAAGGGGCTGTTTTTTACACTGCTTTCAGTGACCACGGTTGCGGCGCTGCAAACCGTTGGCGCGTTTCTGGTGATTTGCATGGTGGTGACGCCGGGCGCGACGGCTTATTTGCTAACCGACCGCTTCCCGAAATTACTAATGATTTCCGTAGCGCTGGGGACGGTAACCAGCGCGGTCGGCACCTACGTCAGCTACTATCTGGACGGCGCAACGGGCGGCATCATCGTCGTGCTGCAAACCATTCTGTTCCTGCTGGCCTTTATCTTTGCACCGAAGCACGGCCTGCTGGCAAACCGCAAACGCGCGCGTCTCGCGCAGGGAGCCATCCAGTGA
- a CDS encoding metal ABC transporter permease — translation MVNALAITALIAVPCALLSCFLVLKGWALMGDAMSHAVFPGVVLAWMVGLPLGIGAFIAGLFCALATGYVQDNSRIKRDTVMGIVFSGMFGAGLVLYVYLKPEIHLDHILFGDMLGVGFADIVQTGIIALLTAAIVFVKWKDFLLHAFDPTQAQASGLNVRLLHYGMLCMVALTIVAALKAVGIILAISLLIAPGAIASLLTRTFLSMMLTALATALCVSFIGVYASFFIDSAPAPTIVVLSALVFIAALIWSSRKQAKLEAGQLT, via the coding sequence ATGGTTAACGCGCTGGCGATAACCGCGCTGATAGCCGTACCCTGCGCCCTGCTCTCCTGTTTCCTGGTGCTGAAAGGCTGGGCGCTGATGGGCGATGCCATGAGCCACGCGGTGTTCCCTGGCGTGGTGCTGGCCTGGATGGTCGGCCTGCCGCTGGGCATCGGCGCTTTTATCGCGGGCTTATTCTGCGCTTTGGCGACCGGCTACGTGCAGGACAACAGCCGCATCAAGCGCGATACGGTGATGGGGATTGTCTTCTCCGGCATGTTTGGCGCCGGGCTGGTGCTCTACGTCTACCTGAAGCCGGAGATCCACCTCGACCATATCCTGTTTGGCGATATGCTAGGGGTCGGCTTTGCGGACATCGTTCAGACGGGGATTATCGCGCTGCTCACCGCCGCGATTGTCTTTGTGAAGTGGAAAGATTTTCTGCTGCATGCCTTCGACCCCACCCAGGCGCAGGCGTCAGGTCTTAACGTCAGGCTGCTGCACTACGGGATGCTGTGCATGGTGGCGCTGACTATCGTGGCGGCGCTGAAAGCCGTGGGGATTATTCTGGCAATCTCGCTGCTCATCGCACCTGGCGCCATAGCCTCGCTGCTGACCCGCACCTTCCTGTCGATGATGCTGACCGCGTTGGCTACCGCCCTGTGCGTCTCGTTTATCGGCGTTTATGCCTCGTTCTTTATCGACAGCGCTCCAGCCCCGACCATCGTCGTGCTTTCGGCCCTCGTGTTCATCGCGGCGTTAATCTGGTCGTCCCGCAAACAGGCGAAGCTGGAGGCCGGACAGCTAACCTGA
- a CDS encoding MurR/RpiR family transcriptional regulator, with translation MAFSIDIISCITDRFVELTATEKRIAQFILDDVQSATTLPIAEMARLTETSQASITRFARAIGCKDVRELKVKLAQSLAVGQRFILDVPDLEGVQGIYETIINVLDINRRALNPESLNKAVDWLSNARQILAIGMGGGSTICAQEVQFRLFRLGLPVVSQSDGLLVRMMCSSVAPNDVVLALSLGGYTPEIIESAAMARQYGAKVIAITPEETPLAANADVVLPLIVRENDYIFKPSTSRYAMLAMVDVLATELAMANKSQAKDRLRRIKLALDSHRGGVDRQPLGD, from the coding sequence ATGGCCTTCTCCATTGACATTATCTCCTGCATCACCGACCGCTTTGTGGAGCTGACCGCCACGGAAAAGCGCATCGCGCAGTTCATTCTCGATGACGTCCAATCCGCCACGACATTGCCAATTGCAGAAATGGCGCGTCTTACCGAAACTAGCCAGGCATCCATCACCCGTTTTGCACGCGCGATTGGCTGCAAGGACGTACGTGAGCTGAAGGTGAAACTCGCCCAGTCGCTGGCCGTTGGGCAGCGCTTTATTCTGGACGTGCCGGATCTGGAAGGCGTGCAGGGAATTTATGAAACTATCATTAACGTGCTGGATATTAACCGCCGCGCGCTGAACCCGGAATCGCTCAATAAAGCCGTCGACTGGCTGAGCAACGCGCGGCAAATTCTGGCGATTGGCATGGGCGGCGGCTCGACGATTTGCGCGCAGGAGGTGCAGTTCCGTCTGTTCCGCCTGGGCCTCCCGGTCGTCAGCCAGAGCGACGGCCTGCTGGTGCGCATGATGTGTTCCTCCGTTGCGCCGAATGACGTGGTGCTGGCGCTATCGCTGGGCGGCTACACGCCGGAAATCATTGAGAGTGCTGCCATGGCGCGGCAGTACGGCGCAAAGGTTATCGCCATCACGCCGGAAGAGACGCCCCTTGCCGCCAATGCCGACGTAGTGCTGCCGCTGATCGTGCGGGAAAACGACTATATCTTTAAGCCGAGCACTTCACGCTACGCGATGCTGGCGATGGTGGACGTGCTGGCAACGGAACTGGCAATGGCCAATAAAAGCCAGGCGAAAGACCGGCTGCGCCGCATCAAGCTGGCGCTGGACAGCCACCGCGGCGGCGTGGACCGACAGCCGCTGGGGGATTAA
- a CDS encoding 2-dehydro-3-deoxy-6-phosphogalactonate aldolase, which produces MQDANALIAILRGIHPHEASGHVGALIQEGFRYIEIPLNSPDWQQSIPQMVMKYGEQALIGAGTVLKVEQVDFLAEAGAKLVVTPNTDPAVIRRAVAAGMLVCAGCATATEAFTALEAGAQWLKIFPSAAFGLAYISALKAVLPPEIPVLAVGGVTPENLGEYLKAGCAGAGLGSDLYRAGQGVDVTRAQARRFMAAFLA; this is translated from the coding sequence ATGCAAGACGCTAACGCACTGATCGCCATACTGCGCGGCATTCATCCTCACGAGGCCAGCGGCCACGTCGGGGCGCTGATCCAAGAGGGGTTTCGCTATATCGAGATCCCGCTTAACTCCCCGGACTGGCAGCAAAGCATACCGCAGATGGTAATGAAATACGGCGAACAAGCACTTATTGGTGCAGGCACCGTCCTGAAAGTTGAACAAGTTGATTTTCTGGCGGAGGCCGGGGCAAAGCTCGTGGTTACGCCGAATACTGATCCTGCGGTGATCCGCCGTGCTGTGGCTGCCGGGATGCTGGTTTGCGCTGGCTGTGCGACCGCAACCGAAGCCTTTACCGCGCTGGAAGCGGGGGCGCAGTGGCTGAAAATTTTCCCCTCTGCGGCGTTTGGCCTGGCTTATATTTCAGCTCTGAAAGCGGTGCTGCCGCCGGAGATACCGGTGCTGGCGGTTGGCGGAGTCACGCCTGAAAATCTGGGTGAGTACCTTAAAGCGGGCTGCGCCGGGGCTGGGCTTGGCAGCGATTTATATCGTGCCGGGCAGGGCGTTGATGTGACGCGGGCGCAGGCTCGACGGTTTATGGCGGCGTTTTTAGCATGA
- a CDS encoding 2-dehydro-3-deoxygalactonokinase: protein MSEGYIAIDWGSTHLRAWLYRSGECVDSLQLPYGVSRLVEHSPREIFDKYVAPWRRQEEVPVVMAGMIGSDAGWQPVPYLACPVLLHELSSQLYAVAQNVWIVPGLKTARNVMRGEETQLLGAMQLSPAACYVMPGTHSKWVQVNGGAVKGFETAVTGELHDILMNHSLIGKGLPEQRDDSAAFAAGLQSGLESPALLNKIFEARATRVLGDLPAGSVSEWLSGLLIGAEVSTLRGDTTQVTLVGGESLCHRYRQACTAAGIQASEIAGDTAFQQGIRSILDARR, encoded by the coding sequence ATGAGTGAGGGCTATATTGCCATCGACTGGGGTTCTACCCACCTGCGCGCGTGGCTGTACCGCAGCGGAGAATGCGTGGACAGCCTGCAACTGCCCTACGGCGTAAGCCGTCTGGTGGAGCACTCCCCCCGCGAAATATTCGATAAGTACGTTGCGCCCTGGCGTCGGCAGGAAGAGGTGCCGGTGGTCATGGCCGGGATGATCGGCAGCGACGCGGGCTGGCAGCCCGTGCCGTATCTGGCCTGTCCGGTTTTGCTCCATGAGCTAAGCTCGCAGCTTTATGCCGTAGCGCAAAACGTGTGGATTGTGCCGGGGCTGAAAACCGCGCGAAACGTAATGCGCGGTGAAGAGACCCAGCTGCTGGGGGCAATGCAGTTGTCGCCCGCGGCCTGCTATGTTATGCCCGGTACCCACAGCAAGTGGGTGCAGGTGAACGGCGGCGCGGTAAAAGGGTTTGAGACCGCCGTGACCGGCGAGCTGCATGACATCCTCATGAACCACTCGCTGATTGGCAAAGGGCTGCCGGAACAGCGGGACGACAGCGCAGCCTTTGCAGCGGGTCTGCAAAGCGGGCTGGAGTCGCCTGCGCTTCTCAACAAAATTTTTGAAGCCCGCGCTACGCGAGTGCTGGGCGACCTGCCGGCGGGATCCGTCAGCGAATGGTTATCTGGCCTGCTGATTGGGGCCGAAGTCTCCACGCTGCGCGGCGACACCACTCAGGTGACGCTGGTGGGCGGGGAATCGCTGTGCCACCGTTACCGCCAGGCGTGTACCGCCGCCGGTATTCAGGCCAGCGAAATCGCGGGTGACACCGCCTTCCAGCAGGGCATAAGGAGCATTCTTGATGCAAGACGCTAA
- a CDS encoding sodium:solute symporter family protein, whose translation MNNYSFLIWFGIYACAMITLGWYVSRNQKNGDDFLLGGRSLPMILTLGSTVGTMVGTGSSVGAVGFGYTNGWAGMLYGLGGAVGILLVAWLFAPVRKMRFMTMSEEISYYTGGSKLVKNVVAILIFIASIGWLGAHILGGGLYLAWASGININTAKIIIAAAFVVYVGIGGYSAVVWIDTIQSLILFIGFILMAGLAVHHVGGWSHIQQAVDPAAQSLFAVDKLGILPAFSLAMVIGVGVLATPSYRQRIYSARSVGTVRKSFVITGLLYLGFSFLPAIIGMAAYTMNPALENSGFAFLFATQVLPPMLAMAVLIAGMSANMSSGSSDAIAAVSIMLRDLYTLITGHMPAPEKAIRMSRIFLVLVIGLALLFALTSNDIISYITKMISMIMSGMFICSMLGRFWTRFNWQGALAALIGGAGTSMIMLADASWMKFWGNPCVPSVLASLGCAVVVTLVTPASKVSREEALEMITRERESQPEPVPVPLGKRATGSAR comes from the coding sequence ATGAATAATTACTCCTTTTTGATCTGGTTTGGAATATATGCCTGCGCAATGATTACGCTGGGCTGGTATGTTTCGCGCAACCAGAAAAATGGCGACGACTTTTTGCTGGGCGGTCGTTCATTACCGATGATTTTAACGCTGGGATCGACCGTTGGCACCATGGTGGGAACGGGGTCGAGCGTAGGTGCGGTAGGCTTTGGCTATACCAACGGCTGGGCAGGAATGTTATATGGCCTTGGCGGCGCAGTGGGTATTCTGCTGGTCGCCTGGCTTTTCGCCCCGGTGCGTAAAATGCGCTTTATGACCATGAGCGAAGAGATATCCTATTACACCGGTGGCAGTAAACTGGTGAAAAACGTCGTTGCTATTCTGATATTTATCGCCTCTATCGGCTGGCTGGGTGCCCATATTTTGGGTGGGGGGTTATATCTGGCGTGGGCGAGCGGCATTAATATTAATACGGCGAAAATTATTATTGCGGCGGCCTTTGTGGTTTACGTCGGGATTGGCGGTTATTCTGCGGTGGTTTGGATTGACACCATTCAGTCTTTAATTCTGTTTATTGGCTTTATTCTGATGGCGGGGCTGGCGGTTCACCACGTGGGCGGCTGGAGCCACATTCAGCAGGCCGTTGATCCGGCGGCGCAAAGCCTGTTTGCGGTGGATAAGCTCGGCATTCTGCCCGCGTTCTCCCTTGCGATGGTGATTGGCGTCGGCGTGCTGGCAACGCCTTCTTACCGCCAGCGCATTTACTCCGCCAGGTCCGTCGGCACGGTGCGCAAATCTTTCGTCATTACCGGCCTGCTGTATCTCGGCTTCTCCTTCCTGCCTGCGATCATCGGCATGGCGGCCTACACCATGAACCCGGCGCTGGAGAACAGCGGCTTTGCCTTCCTGTTTGCCACCCAGGTGCTGCCGCCGATGCTGGCGATGGCGGTGCTGATTGCCGGGATGTCGGCGAACATGTCCTCGGGCAGCTCCGATGCCATTGCGGCGGTCTCTATCATGCTGCGTGACCTGTATACGCTGATTACCGGCCACATGCCCGCGCCGGAAAAAGCGATTCGTATGTCGCGCATCTTCCTGGTACTGGTGATTGGCCTGGCGCTGCTGTTTGCCCTGACCTCCAACGACATCATCAGCTACATCACCAAAATGATCTCGATGATCATGTCCGGGATGTTCATCTGTTCGATGCTGGGCCGCTTCTGGACGCGCTTTAACTGGCAGGGCGCGCTGGCGGCGCTTATCGGCGGGGCGGGGACCTCAATGATTATGCTGGCGGACGCGAGCTGGATGAAGTTCTGGGGCAACCCGTGCGTGCCTTCCGTGCTGGCAAGCCTGGGCTGCGCGGTGGTCGTCACGCTGGTGACCCCTGCCAGCAAAGTGAGCCGTGAAGAGGCGCTGGAGATGATCACCCGCGAACGTGAAAGCCAGCCGGAGCCGGTACCTGTGCCGCTGGGCAAGCGCGCGACGGGGAGCGCACGATGA
- a CDS encoding RidA family protein: MSIKRYGVGGSTGTGGQKLPFAKAVEAGGWLYVSGQTPMKDGEVVEGGIIEQSRLAIQNCVDIMESAGYTLADVVHVKVFLTDSRYFQSFNKVFSEFFADHPPARVCCVADLVVDCKVEVDLTCYNADRAK, from the coding sequence ATGAGCATTAAACGTTACGGAGTAGGCGGCAGCACCGGCACAGGCGGGCAGAAGCTGCCCTTTGCGAAAGCGGTAGAAGCGGGCGGCTGGCTGTACGTCTCGGGGCAAACGCCGATGAAAGACGGTGAAGTCGTGGAAGGCGGCATTATCGAGCAGTCCCGCCTGGCGATTCAGAACTGCGTGGACATCATGGAAAGCGCCGGTTATACCCTGGCCGACGTGGTGCACGTCAAAGTATTCCTGACCGACTCCCGCTATTTTCAGTCGTTTAACAAAGTGTTCAGCGAGTTCTTTGCCGACCATCCGCCAGCCCGCGTCTGCTGCGTGGCTGACCTGGTGGTGGACTGCAAAGTAGAAGTGGACCTGACCTGTTACAACGCCGACCGGGCAAAATAA